The nucleotide sequence ACATTTGCTATACTAAAACACAATAACGCTTGTGGTTTAGCACAAAGAAATACCATTCATCAAGCGTATGTTGACGCCTTAGCAGGAGATCCTGTTTCTGCTTTTGGAGGCATTTTAATTAGTAACTCAGAAATTGATGTTGCTACTGCAAACGAAATCCACCAATTGTTTTGTGAAGTTGTGATTGCTCCTTCTTTTTCTGATGAGGCTTTAGACATTCTTAAAGGCAAAAAGAATAGAATTATTTTAGTTCAAAAAGATGTTCAGTTACCAAAAACCACAGTGAGAACCTGTTTAAATGGGGTACTAGTTCAATTTAGAGATAATATTACCGATTCTCGTGAAATGCTTACTACAGCGACAAATAGCTCACCTTCAGAAGCAGAACTTGAAGATTTATTATTTGCCTCAAAATTATGTAAACATACCAAGTCAAATACTATCGTTCTTGCAAAAAACAAGCAACTTTGTGCTAGTGGAACAGGACAAACAAGTCGTGTAGATGCTTTAAATCAAGCCATTCATAAAGCACAATCGTTTAAGTTTGATTTAAAAGGTGCTGTCATGGCAAGTGACGCCTTTTTTCCTTTTCCAGACTGTGTAGAAATAGCTAATAATGCAGGAATTACAGCTGTAATTCAACCTGGAGGCTCTATAAAAGATCAATTGAGTATTGATTATTGTAATGAAAACAATATGGCAATGGTAATGACTGGGACTAGACATTTTAAGCACTAAATTTCAGCAGAAAATAAAGTCTGTTTTTTAGAAGTCTGTTTTCCTAATAATAACGTATATTTTATTACATTTACAGTTAATCAGAATTTAATATTAACAACCCTCAGATAATTTAAGATAGCCCATGGGATTTTTTGATTTCTTAACCGAAGAAATTGCAATAGATTTAGGAACAGCAAACACACTTATAATTCACAACGATAAAGTAGTTGTAGACAGTCCATCGATAGTCGCAAGAGACCGTATTTCAGGAAAAATAATCGCAGTTGGTAAAGAAGCCAACTTAATGCAAGGAAAAACACACGAAAATATTAAAACAATTCGCCCTTTAAAAGATGGTGTAATTGCAGATTTTGATGCTTCCGAGCAAATGATAAGCATGTTTATTAAAAACATTCCTGCTTTAAAAAAGAAATTATTTGCTCCTGCATTGCGAATGGTGGTTTGTATTCCTTCAGGAATTACCGAAGTTGAAATGCGAGCTGTAAAAGAATCGTGCGAACGTGTAAACGGTAAAGAAGTGTATTTGATACATGAACCTATGGCAGCAGCTATTGGTATTGGGGTAGATATTATGCAACCTAAAGGAAATATGATTGTAGATATAGGTGGTGGAACTACTGAAATTGCAGTTATTGCCTTAGGTGGTATTGTTTGTGACAAATCGGTTAAAGTCGCTGGTGATGTATTTACAAACGACATCATTTATTACATGCGCACACAACACAACTTGTATGTTGGAGATAGAACAGCTGAAAAAATTAAAATACAAATTGGTGCAGCTACAGAAGATTTAGAGTTACCACCTGAAGAAATGAGTGTTCAAGGACGTGATTTACTAACTGGAAAACCTAAACAGGTTCAAATATCATATCGTGAAATTGCTAAAGCTTTAGACAAGTCTATTTTACGTGTAGAAGATTCAGTTATGGAAACGCTATCGCAAACACCTCCAGAATTAGCAGCCGATATTTATAATACAGGAATTTATTTAGCTGGTGGAGGATCGATGCTTCGAGGTTTAGACAAACGATTATCTCAGAAAACAGATTTACCTGTTTATATTGCTGAAGATCCTTTAAGAGCAGTTGTAAGAGGAACTGGAATTGTACTAAAAAATCTTCCTAAGTTTAAAAGCGTATTGATTAAATAGAGCATAACTCATGCAACAAATTATAAATTTTATAATAAGAAACAAAACCTTTCTTTTGTTTTTGTTGCTGTTTAGTATATCGCTACTTTCTACTTTTCAATCACATTCGTATCATAAAAGTAAGTTTATAAATTCGGCCAATTTTTTAACTGGAGGAATTTATGAGTCGGCAAATAACATTGGAGGTTACTTCGGTTTAAAAAAAGAAAATCAAATACTCCTTGAAGAAAATAATAGACTTAAATCTATATTATTTAACTCTAAAACTGGAGAATTTAAAGATACATATGCAGATTCTTCAACTTTAAAAGTTATTTATAAATCTACAGTTGCTCAAGTTTACAAAAACAGTTATTCGCTAACGAATAATTATTTAACTATCAATAAAGGAGAAAAAGATAGCATTAAAGATGAATTTGGGGTCATTACATCAAAAGGTATTGTTGGTATAATAGACAAAACTTCTCCAAATTATAGTAGAGTTAGATCTATACTAAATTCTAATATTGGTATTAATGCGCAATTAAAAAAGACAAATCATTTTGGCATATTAAGTTGGAATGGTAAATCGCCCTATATTGTACAGCTTACCGATTTGCCAAAACAAGCACCTGTTATTGTTGGAGACACCATTATTACTGGAGGACTTTCAACTATTTTTCCAAAAGGAATTCCAATAGGTACTGTTGCTTCTTTTAAAACTGATGAAACCGAAAATTATTTTGAAATCGACGTCACCTTATTTAATGACATGACCAATATTGGACATGTGTATATTATTGAAAATTTAGATGCTGCCGAAATATCGAATTTAAACAACCTAGATGAATAATACCATAACCAAAAATATTGCGCGCTTTATAGCTTTAGTTTTGGTACAAGTATTAGTACTTAACCATATTAATTTTTTAGAATATATAAATCCGTATTTATATATTCTATTCATCATCTTATTCCCTATTAAAAATAACAGAATGCTGTTTATTTTTTTAGCATTTTTAATTGGTTTAACTGTTGATTTATTTACAGACTCAGGAGGTATTCATGCAGCAGCTAGTGTTACAATAGCCTATATACGTCCAGTAGTTTTAAAGTTTTCTTTTGGTGCTGTTTATGAACATCAAACCATAAAGTTTAGCAATACAGATCTTGTACAACGATTAACGTATTTTTTAATCATTATTCTTATACATCATCTATTTTTATTCGGTTTAGAAATTTTTAATGCTTCAAAAATAATTTTAATCTTAAAAAAAACGTTATTCTCTAGTATCTTTACTTTAATACTTTGCTTATTAATAACCATTTTATTCAGTAGAAAAACTAAATGAGAAAGCTATTACTCTTTTCTATAATTGTTTTAGTGGGAATCACTTTTATTGCGCGACTCTTTTATCTTCAAGTGTATACAGGTAAAGCGTACAACATTTATGAAGATAATGCTATTAGAAAAGTGTTTTACTACCCAAAAAGAGGATATGTTTATGACCGAAAAGGGGAACT is from Pontimicrobium sp. SW4 and encodes:
- a CDS encoding rod shape-determining protein, with product MGFFDFLTEEIAIDLGTANTLIIHNDKVVVDSPSIVARDRISGKIIAVGKEANLMQGKTHENIKTIRPLKDGVIADFDASEQMISMFIKNIPALKKKLFAPALRMVVCIPSGITEVEMRAVKESCERVNGKEVYLIHEPMAAAIGIGVDIMQPKGNMIVDIGGGTTEIAVIALGGIVCDKSVKVAGDVFTNDIIYYMRTQHNLYVGDRTAEKIKIQIGAATEDLELPPEEMSVQGRDLLTGKPKQVQISYREIAKALDKSILRVEDSVMETLSQTPPELAADIYNTGIYLAGGGSMLRGLDKRLSQKTDLPVYIAEDPLRAVVRGTGIVLKNLPKFKSVLIK
- a CDS encoding rod shape-determining protein MreD; this encodes MNNTITKNIARFIALVLVQVLVLNHINFLEYINPYLYILFIILFPIKNNRMLFIFLAFLIGLTVDLFTDSGGIHAAASVTIAYIRPVVLKFSFGAVYEHQTIKFSNTDLVQRLTYFLIIILIHHLFLFGLEIFNASKIILILKKTLFSSIFTLILCLLITILFSRKTK
- the mreC gene encoding rod shape-determining protein MreC, with the protein product MQQIINFIIRNKTFLLFLLLFSISLLSTFQSHSYHKSKFINSANFLTGGIYESANNIGGYFGLKKENQILLEENNRLKSILFNSKTGEFKDTYADSSTLKVIYKSTVAQVYKNSYSLTNNYLTINKGEKDSIKDEFGVITSKGIVGIIDKTSPNYSRVRSILNSNIGINAQLKKTNHFGILSWNGKSPYIVQLTDLPKQAPVIVGDTIITGGLSTIFPKGIPIGTVASFKTDETENYFEIDVTLFNDMTNIGHVYIIENLDAAEISNLNNLDE